Proteins encoded in a region of the Paenibacillus wynnii genome:
- a CDS encoding IS110 family transposase, translated as MEFKQRNKQNQQIERITPKHVVIGVDIAKEIHVARAVNYRGIEIGKPLKFADSKEGFIRFQQWLEHLQSTHRLNNVLVGMEPTGHYWFHLADWLLAESIDVVLVNPATTKRNKENRDNSPSKSDMKDALVIADVVSRGYYTDLPRTPEVFQRLRVSMNYREICMKDLVIIKNRITRWLDVSFPEYTTVFKDWTVPRSLAALQAFPLPRDIKNLDSEKMIAGWKPFMKRVGGSRALQKAAELLAAARRSVGRTTCQEEERRQLANLVADYLRLEQRIGEMQKELIKLLEEIPELTQRLRSIQGLGTICIAALLAGTGNLKTYTHGNQILSQAGLNLAEKSSGKYQGQVKITGRGRPQLRKHLYLGVISLVSQNPAYRAWHEHNVKQKKMKPMASIFKLIGKLCRIIVGLVRQERSFDPKVANPAPLAA; from the coding sequence ATGGAGTTTAAACAAAGAAATAAACAAAATCAACAGATCGAAAGGATTACACCTAAACACGTGGTCATCGGTGTAGATATTGCTAAAGAAATTCATGTGGCTCGAGCTGTCAATTATCGTGGAATCGAAATAGGGAAACCTTTGAAGTTTGCTGACTCCAAGGAAGGCTTTATCCGGTTCCAGCAGTGGCTGGAGCACCTTCAATCCACTCATCGTCTAAACAATGTCTTGGTTGGAATGGAGCCTACGGGACACTACTGGTTCCACCTGGCGGATTGGCTTCTTGCGGAGTCCATTGATGTCGTATTGGTCAACCCGGCAACGACCAAGCGTAATAAAGAAAATCGGGATAACTCTCCCTCCAAAAGTGATATGAAAGACGCTTTAGTGATCGCCGATGTGGTCTCCCGAGGGTACTATACCGATTTGCCGCGAACGCCCGAAGTCTTCCAACGTTTACGTGTATCCATGAATTATCGGGAAATTTGTATGAAAGACCTAGTCATCATCAAAAACCGTATTACACGCTGGCTGGATGTGAGTTTTCCGGAGTACACCACCGTGTTTAAAGATTGGACCGTACCCCGTTCGCTAGCTGCCCTGCAAGCCTTCCCTCTGCCAAGGGATATCAAGAATCTGGACTCGGAGAAGATGATTGCAGGCTGGAAGCCTTTTATGAAGCGAGTGGGTGGTTCCCGCGCCCTGCAAAAGGCGGCGGAGCTGCTGGCAGCTGCACGTCGCTCTGTAGGGCGTACGACGTGTCAGGAAGAAGAACGGCGCCAACTTGCGAATCTAGTAGCCGATTATCTTCGGCTAGAACAGCGGATAGGAGAGATGCAAAAGGAACTGATCAAACTACTGGAGGAGATTCCTGAATTGACCCAACGGCTCCGTTCGATTCAAGGTCTAGGCACGATTTGTATTGCGGCCTTATTGGCGGGAACGGGAAATCTGAAAACCTATACCCATGGTAACCAAATTCTTTCTCAGGCCGGTCTAAATTTGGCAGAGAAGAGTTCTGGTAAATACCAGGGCCAAGTCAAGATCACTGGACGAGGAAGGCCCCAACTACGTAAACACCTCTACCTGGGTGTCATCTCTCTAGTCTCCCAAAACCCTGCCTATCGGGCTTGGCATGAGCATAATGTGAAACAAAAGAAGATGAAGCCCATGGCTTCCATTTTCAAGTTAATCGGAAAGCTCTGCCGCATCATTGTAGGTCTAGTCCGACAGGAGCGTTCCTTTGATCCAAAGGTCGCTAACCCCGCCCCACTGGCAGCTTAA
- a CDS encoding methyl-accepting chemotaxis protein, with protein MNASKARKGGILFRLHPSKSVGVRLFLIFFIATMVLVLSLGYTSYSVAKQTIEDNALKSSEQTIVQTANKLDVVLLRFEDNLQQMFYNQQIKDAVKQANMDSKTTLTELGNWLSNNKEVQAVYLFPLNETLPVVAAGTLDDAFQKAAKSSTWFKQLQKEPTSLWITEAQTPKSPGVLHLAKSIANGGNNGGFIVVCDIKSTVMGNQLSGVDLGEGSYIQLMTAQDQVIASSLAEGADSYLSLGGTLFKGVTSAAGSLPTVDENGESILAVYSTVVNSKWKVLGVVPEGNLVKDAGRILQTTYMVVAGAAVIAILVGLWMMRMVSRPLSTLKELMFEGSEGNLSVRTKVTSRDEIGQLSESFNTMMERITELVNHTNEAALEILATADELSGASRKTAVAASDIASATEEIAGGAGSLALEADRGNELASRISEQMDTVIAANREMDQAARTVGQFSQEGVTQMGELLNKTTLTGEMTHDLVTKVNELKETAFSVIKVLEVMENIAQQTNVLSLNATIEAARAGESGRGFMVVAGEIRGLAEQSKRSIAVVAEITDKIMTDMNETVTALSHVAPLFEEQVSSVKNTSDIFITVKGQMDHFIDRLESVTTSINGLSHSQSVMSEAMENVSSVAEQSSAASQEVASLSGEQQNVSDHLVELSASLKNASVKLKDRLSKFSV; from the coding sequence TTGAATGCATCAAAAGCACGAAAAGGAGGCATCCTTTTCCGGCTGCATCCCTCGAAATCTGTAGGGGTACGGCTTTTTCTTATTTTTTTCATCGCGACAATGGTGTTGGTATTATCGTTAGGTTATACTTCTTATTCTGTAGCCAAACAAACCATTGAGGACAATGCATTAAAATCAAGTGAGCAAACCATAGTCCAGACAGCAAATAAATTGGATGTTGTATTACTGCGCTTCGAGGATAACTTACAGCAGATGTTCTATAATCAGCAAATCAAGGACGCAGTAAAACAGGCAAATATGGATAGCAAAACTACACTAACAGAGCTTGGAAATTGGCTTTCGAATAACAAAGAGGTACAAGCCGTTTATCTCTTTCCTCTAAATGAGACCCTGCCTGTAGTGGCTGCCGGAACATTAGATGATGCGTTTCAGAAAGCTGCAAAGTCTAGCACTTGGTTTAAACAGTTGCAGAAAGAGCCAACAAGCTTATGGATAACAGAAGCACAGACGCCCAAGTCCCCGGGTGTATTGCATTTAGCGAAATCCATAGCTAACGGTGGCAATAATGGAGGCTTCATCGTAGTCTGCGATATTAAGAGCACTGTAATGGGGAATCAGCTTAGTGGAGTGGATCTTGGTGAAGGCTCGTACATACAACTAATGACGGCTCAGGATCAGGTGATTGCGTCTTCCTTGGCGGAGGGAGCCGACTCGTATTTAAGTCTAGGTGGTACCCTTTTCAAAGGAGTAACCTCTGCAGCAGGGTCTTTACCTACTGTAGATGAGAATGGGGAATCCATTCTAGCGGTCTATAGTACAGTAGTTAATTCTAAATGGAAGGTGCTTGGTGTTGTTCCGGAAGGTAACCTCGTCAAGGATGCAGGTCGGATCCTGCAAACCACGTATATGGTTGTGGCCGGAGCAGCGGTTATCGCCATTTTGGTGGGCTTATGGATGATGAGAATGGTTTCACGTCCACTGTCCACCTTGAAGGAGTTAATGTTTGAAGGTTCAGAGGGAAATCTAAGCGTTCGGACAAAGGTAACCTCCCGTGATGAAATCGGACAGCTTTCAGAGTCTTTCAACACGATGATGGAACGTATTACTGAATTGGTTAATCATACGAATGAAGCGGCCCTAGAAATATTGGCAACTGCAGATGAGCTCAGCGGCGCTTCCCGTAAAACAGCTGTTGCAGCGAGTGACATTGCATCAGCAACAGAGGAAATTGCTGGCGGAGCAGGCAGTTTGGCGCTGGAAGCGGACCGTGGCAATGAGCTGGCAAGCCGCATCTCAGAGCAAATGGATACGGTTATAGCCGCAAATCGGGAAATGGATCAAGCAGCACGCACTGTTGGACAATTCAGCCAAGAAGGCGTCACTCAGATGGGGGAATTGTTGAATAAAACAACACTTACCGGTGAAATGACCCATGATCTGGTTACTAAGGTGAATGAACTGAAGGAAACTGCATTTTCTGTTATCAAAGTTCTTGAAGTCATGGAGAACATAGCACAGCAGACGAATGTATTATCTCTGAATGCAACGATTGAGGCAGCACGCGCCGGTGAGTCCGGAAGAGGGTTCATGGTTGTTGCGGGAGAGATCCGCGGACTGGCAGAACAGTCCAAGCGTTCTATAGCAGTAGTGGCTGAGATTACCGACAAAATAATGACAGACATGAATGAGACGGTAACGGCCCTGTCCCATGTTGCTCCGCTCTTTGAGGAGCAGGTATCCTCTGTTAAGAATACCAGTGACATCTTTATAACTGTAAAAGGGCAGATGGATCACTTCATTGATCGTTTGGAATCGGTGACAACATCAATCAACGGTCTCAGTCATTCGCAAAGCGTGATGTCTGAAGCTATGGAGAATGTGAGCTCGGTGGCTGAACAATCTTCTGCGGCATCACAGGAAGTGGCCTCGCTTAGCGGTGAACAACAAAATGTGAGCGACCATCTCGTTGAACTTTCCGCCAGTCTGAAGAATGCTTCCGTGAAGTTAAAGGATAGACTATCCAAATTCAGTGTATAA
- a CDS encoding glycoside hydrolase family 130 protein: MKEVKLIGNNLPNVPWQEKPEGHVNPLWRHSDNPVIKRNPAKGVARIFNSAVAAHEGSFVGVFRVEDNTTRPHLRMGYSVDGLDWKIDDEPIQFVDEAGNPYQPRYAYDPRLVKVEDTFYIIWCTDFYGAAIGVAKTQDFKSFTSLENPFLPFNRNGVLFPKKINGNFVMLSRPSDSGHTPFGDVFLSESPDFVYWGKHRHVMTKGGQGWWQSTKIGGGPAPIETSEGWLMFYHGVTGTCNGLVYSMGAVILDLDEPSKVKYRSKNFVLTPEEWYEERGFVNNVIFPCATLHDAESGKIAIYYGAADTYVGVAYTTVQEIVNYVIDTHEEVGDDAEIGKI; the protein is encoded by the coding sequence ATGAAAGAAGTAAAGTTGATTGGAAATAATCTACCTAATGTTCCTTGGCAGGAGAAGCCAGAAGGACATGTTAACCCGTTATGGAGACACAGTGATAACCCGGTTATCAAGAGAAATCCGGCTAAAGGAGTAGCTCGCATATTCAACAGTGCGGTAGCCGCACATGAAGGTAGCTTTGTTGGTGTATTTCGAGTAGAAGACAATACAACCCGCCCGCATCTGCGCATGGGATATAGTGTGGATGGACTGGACTGGAAAATTGATGATGAGCCCATTCAATTTGTAGATGAAGCAGGGAATCCCTATCAACCGCGTTATGCCTATGATCCTCGACTCGTAAAGGTAGAGGACACCTTTTATATCATCTGGTGTACGGATTTCTACGGTGCTGCAATCGGCGTTGCCAAAACGCAAGACTTTAAATCCTTTACCAGCCTAGAGAATCCGTTCCTGCCGTTTAACCGCAATGGCGTTCTATTCCCTAAGAAAATAAATGGCAACTTCGTTATGCTGTCCCGGCCAAGTGATAGCGGTCACACTCCATTCGGAGACGTATTCCTTAGTGAGAGCCCTGATTTCGTATACTGGGGCAAGCATCGGCATGTAATGACCAAAGGCGGTCAAGGCTGGTGGCAAAGCACTAAAATCGGGGGCGGTCCGGCTCCAATCGAAACTTCCGAAGGATGGTTGATGTTCTATCACGGTGTAACTGGAACATGCAACGGACTCGTGTACAGCATGGGTGCGGTCATTCTGGACCTCGATGAGCCTTCCAAAGTGAAATACCGCTCCAAAAATTTCGTGTTAACTCCTGAAGAGTGGTACGAGGAAAGAGGATTTGTGAATAACGTTATTTTCCCTTGTGCTACACTGCATGACGCTGAATCCGGAAAAATTGCTATATACTACGGTGCGGCTGATACTTATGTGGGTGTTGCTTACACTACTGTTCAAGAAATCGTCAATTATGTGATCGATACCCATGAAGAAGTCGGAGACGATGCCGAGATTGGTAAAATCTAA
- a CDS encoding glycoside hydrolase family 113: MVLNNEYIGGVTWGFVGRRGTWKNDAAEKSMELMSSTTGANWTAIAFSALQATPQSTEIPYWDNPTVTDEEVHWAISKAKSLNLKVCLKPIVNCADGTWRAHINFFDKDVPCEPKWSQWFNSYRNFILHYAAIAEETGCEMFCVGCELVQSDRRDQEWRTLIAEVRKVYTGILTYNCDKYQEDNVTWWDALDVISSSGYYPEHDWEAHLNRIEEVVKTHEKPFFFMEAGCPSRTGSAAIPNDWSLPGEPSQEEQSRFYQAMFTHCKSRKWVQGFMLWDWPARLYPAEEGPQNDDYCMYGKEAADIIKKYYTELILYYQGVNENNE; the protein is encoded by the coding sequence ATGGTATTGAATAATGAGTATATCGGAGGCGTTACTTGGGGATTCGTGGGTAGACGGGGAACATGGAAGAACGATGCGGCTGAAAAGTCCATGGAATTAATGTCTTCAACTACAGGAGCCAACTGGACAGCTATCGCCTTCAGCGCTCTTCAGGCCACCCCTCAATCCACAGAAATACCTTACTGGGACAATCCAACCGTAACGGATGAGGAGGTTCATTGGGCGATATCCAAAGCCAAGTCATTGAACCTGAAGGTATGTCTTAAGCCGATAGTTAATTGTGCCGACGGAACCTGGCGGGCGCATATCAATTTTTTTGACAAGGATGTTCCTTGCGAGCCTAAATGGTCTCAATGGTTCAACTCATATCGAAACTTTATCCTCCATTATGCCGCTATAGCTGAAGAAACCGGCTGTGAGATGTTTTGTGTAGGCTGCGAGCTTGTTCAGTCGGATCGCCGTGACCAAGAATGGCGCACATTGATTGCTGAGGTTCGCAAGGTCTACACCGGAATCCTAACTTATAATTGCGACAAATATCAGGAGGATAATGTAACCTGGTGGGATGCTCTTGATGTGATTTCCTCCAGCGGATATTACCCCGAACATGACTGGGAAGCACATCTTAACCGGATTGAAGAGGTTGTAAAGACTCATGAGAAGCCGTTCTTCTTCATGGAAGCAGGATGTCCAAGCCGAACGGGAAGTGCTGCAATCCCTAATGATTGGTCACTTCCGGGAGAGCCCAGTCAAGAAGAGCAAAGCCGTTTCTACCAGGCCATGTTCACTCATTGCAAGTCTAGAAAATGGGTTCAAGGCTTTATGTTATGGGATTGGCCGGCCCGTCTATACCCTGCAGAAGAAGGACCCCAGAACGATGATTACTGTATGTATGGCAAAGAAGCAGCGGATATCATCAAGAAATATTACACCGAACTAATTCTGTATTATCAGGGAGTGAACGAGAATAATGAGTAA
- a CDS encoding AGE family epimerase/isomerase translates to MSNKRVEWLSQLEHELKENILSFWIQHTIDEKNGGFLGEIDSKMNVIANARKSLVLNARILWTFASAYRVYGQPEYLTMADRAYAYLQSFFTDKEYDGLYWMVDAEGQPSEDKKQVYGQAFVIYALAEYYRATPSPEVLEKAIGLFHILEKYSYDSRNKGYIEALSREWQMTDNLTLSSKDMNEKKSMNTHLHVLEAYTGLYRVWKSELLHHKLSELIETMLDHIIDQDGKHFHLFLDEEWNVKSDRISYGHDIEGSWLLVEAAEVLGDQALLQRVKDVAVSMAEAVLAEGIAEDHGIWNEADANGLVSRDKDWWPQAEAVVGFYNAYQLTGDTKYEDAAFGTWRFIDKYIVDHEQGEWHWGVDENLQPLAHEPKVSAWKCPYHNSRACFEMIERLKLITKEH, encoded by the coding sequence ATGAGTAACAAACGGGTGGAGTGGTTGTCGCAACTGGAACACGAACTCAAAGAGAATATTCTAAGCTTCTGGATCCAACATACCATAGACGAGAAAAATGGCGGTTTCCTGGGAGAAATCGACTCAAAGATGAATGTTATTGCCAACGCCCGGAAAAGTCTAGTGCTGAACGCCCGGATTCTTTGGACATTTGCGAGCGCTTACCGAGTCTATGGTCAACCTGAATATTTAACCATGGCAGACCGTGCCTATGCGTATTTGCAAAGCTTCTTCACCGACAAGGAGTATGACGGACTATATTGGATGGTTGATGCTGAAGGCCAGCCTTCAGAGGACAAAAAGCAGGTCTATGGGCAAGCCTTTGTTATCTACGCTTTAGCCGAATATTACCGGGCAACTCCGTCTCCAGAGGTATTGGAGAAAGCCATCGGGCTGTTTCATATTCTTGAGAAATACAGTTATGATTCCCGCAATAAAGGGTATATTGAAGCTTTGTCCCGCGAATGGCAAATGACTGACAACTTAACCTTAAGCAGTAAGGATATGAATGAGAAGAAATCGATGAACACACATCTGCATGTATTGGAAGCCTATACGGGGCTTTATAGAGTCTGGAAATCGGAGCTTCTGCATCATAAACTATCCGAACTAATTGAGACTATGCTGGATCATATTATCGATCAGGACGGAAAGCACTTCCATCTATTCCTAGATGAGGAATGGAATGTTAAGTCTGACCGAATTTCCTACGGCCATGACATTGAGGGTAGCTGGCTGCTCGTAGAAGCTGCGGAAGTTCTGGGAGATCAAGCCCTTCTACAACGTGTAAAAGACGTAGCTGTTTCCATGGCCGAAGCCGTTCTTGCCGAGGGTATCGCTGAAGATCATGGGATTTGGAATGAAGCGGATGCTAACGGTCTTGTGAGCAGGGATAAAGACTGGTGGCCGCAGGCCGAAGCTGTAGTCGGTTTCTACAATGCTTACCAATTAACAGGGGATACAAAGTATGAAGATGCAGCATTTGGAACCTGGAGATTTATTGATAAGTACATCGTAGATCATGAACAGGGTGAATGGCACTGGGGTGTGGATGAGAACCTTCAACCTCTTGCTCATGAGCCTAAAGTAAGTGCTTGGAAATGTCCTTATCATAACAGCAGAGCCTGCTTCGAAATGATCGAACGACTCAAATTAATCACAAAGGAGCACTAA
- a CDS encoding glycosidase has translation MNSLFEERKQQLTARYEELIGRHNEKLPYGNGIYDRYRYPLLTAEHAPLIWRYDFNPDTNPYFAERIGVNGIFNPGAIELDGKFYIVARAEGVDRKSFFAVAESDSGVDGFRFWDHPVVMPETEDPDVNVYDMRLVKHADGWIYGLFCTERKDPDAPHGDLSSAVAQCGIARTKDLKSWERLADLKTGSAQQRNVVLHPEFIDGKYAFYTRPQDGFIDAGSGGGIGWGLSDTIVNAVITEETIMDQRYYHTIKEVKNGQGPAPIKTSRGWLHIAHGVRNTAAGLRYVLYAFLSDLNEPNKVTYAPGGHFIAPEGEERVGDVSNVVFCNGVIARDNGDIYIYYASSDTRIHVATTTVDQMLDYVMNTPEDPLRSYASVQQRISLIDRNLELK, from the coding sequence ATGAATTCATTATTCGAGGAACGCAAACAACAATTAACAGCACGTTATGAGGAACTGATCGGTCGCCACAACGAGAAGCTTCCTTACGGAAACGGCATCTATGACCGCTATCGTTACCCTCTACTCACTGCTGAACATGCTCCATTGATCTGGCGTTATGACTTTAATCCAGATACTAACCCCTATTTCGCTGAAAGAATTGGAGTCAACGGAATATTTAATCCCGGTGCTATTGAATTAGACGGAAAATTCTATATTGTAGCTCGTGCTGAGGGCGTTGACCGCAAATCATTTTTTGCGGTAGCTGAAAGTGACAGCGGCGTAGATGGATTCCGCTTCTGGGATCACCCGGTCGTAATGCCGGAGACCGAAGATCCGGATGTGAATGTCTATGATATGAGACTTGTAAAACATGCGGACGGCTGGATCTATGGATTATTCTGCACAGAGCGTAAAGATCCGGATGCACCGCACGGTGATCTCTCCAGTGCTGTTGCCCAGTGCGGAATCGCCCGGACTAAGGATCTGAAATCTTGGGAACGGTTGGCTGATCTGAAGACTGGCTCCGCGCAGCAGCGTAACGTGGTCCTGCACCCAGAATTCATTGACGGCAAATACGCATTCTATACCCGTCCACAGGACGGCTTCATCGATGCAGGCTCCGGCGGCGGTATTGGTTGGGGATTGTCTGATACCATTGTGAATGCAGTAATCACCGAAGAGACTATTATGGATCAACGCTACTACCACACCATTAAAGAAGTGAAGAACGGGCAAGGACCTGCTCCAATCAAAACCTCACGCGGCTGGCTGCATATCGCTCACGGTGTACGGAATACGGCTGCAGGGCTGAGATACGTGCTCTACGCTTTCCTGTCTGATTTAAATGAGCCTAACAAAGTGACATATGCTCCAGGTGGGCACTTCATTGCTCCGGAGGGTGAAGAACGTGTAGGAGACGTATCCAACGTGGTATTCTGTAATGGGGTAATCGCACGAGATAATGGAGACATCTATATCTATTACGCTTCCTCAGACACACGTATTCATGTAGCCACTACTACTGTGGACCAAATGCTCGATTATGTAATGAACACCCCTGAAGACCCGCTCCGTTCTTACGCTTCAGTTCAACAGCGGATTAGCTTGATCGACCGCAACCTTGAGTTGAAATAG
- a CDS encoding APC family permease, which translates to MYSSLKKFLIGRPLKSTELGEQKLNKKKALAILSSDALSSVAYGPEQILIVLITVSAAAFWYSMPIAIGVLVLLIALILSYRQIIFAYPHGGGAYVVSKENLGLFPGLIAGGSLLVDYILTVAVSVSAGSDAITSAFPSLHSYNVIIAVFFVIFITTLNLRGVTESASILAYPVYLFVLALFLLIAVGIFNIFMGNVPPELHTPIGTPVAGISLFLLLRAFASGSSALTGVEAISNAIPNFKSPAPNNAAKTLVAMGTLLALLFTGIVFLAYYYGISPQENVTVVSEISEQIFGRNFMYYFIQGTTALILILAANTGYSAFPLLAVNLAKDKYIPRMFTVRGDRLGYSNGIIILGLLSILLILAFKGQTEHLIPLYAVGVFIPFTLSQTGMMLKWIRQKPKGWLPKFLINSTGALISFIVTVMFFLTKFLQVWPVLIFIPLILWLFFRIRKHYDAVADQLRITTCEPSIPIEGNVIIVPVAGITHVVDYSLNYAKSLSAQHIIAVYVPFEREDEAIFEAKWKKWQPGVRLVTLHSPYRSILQPLTKFIDTVQRKASESNYQVTVIIPQFIPKKGWHNILHNQTSLFIRAHLLRRRDVIITTVPYHLKK; encoded by the coding sequence ATGTATTCTTCTCTAAAGAAATTCTTGATCGGGAGACCGTTAAAATCAACGGAGTTGGGCGAGCAAAAATTGAATAAGAAAAAAGCGCTTGCCATTCTTTCTTCAGATGCCTTATCTTCAGTAGCCTATGGACCGGAGCAAATATTAATTGTATTAATCACAGTTAGTGCCGCAGCATTTTGGTATTCCATGCCGATCGCGATTGGAGTATTAGTTTTATTAATAGCGCTTATTTTATCTTACAGGCAAATTATTTTTGCCTATCCTCATGGAGGAGGGGCTTATGTTGTCTCTAAGGAAAATTTGGGTTTATTCCCGGGTTTAATCGCTGGAGGCTCACTGTTGGTTGATTATATTCTAACCGTGGCAGTAAGTGTGTCTGCTGGGTCGGATGCCATCACATCGGCTTTTCCAAGCTTACATTCGTATAATGTTATCATTGCCGTCTTTTTTGTAATATTTATTACCACCTTAAATTTAAGAGGCGTAACGGAGTCTGCATCCATATTAGCTTACCCGGTTTATTTATTCGTTTTAGCTTTGTTCCTTCTAATCGCTGTAGGTATTTTTAATATATTTATGGGAAATGTTCCACCGGAATTACATACCCCTATCGGAACCCCCGTGGCGGGAATCAGCTTATTCCTTCTTCTTAGGGCATTCGCCTCGGGAAGCTCCGCATTAACAGGTGTAGAAGCCATATCGAACGCAATTCCCAACTTTAAATCACCTGCTCCTAATAATGCGGCAAAAACGTTGGTTGCCATGGGGACACTGCTTGCTTTGTTATTTACGGGCATCGTATTTTTAGCGTATTATTACGGAATTAGTCCTCAGGAAAACGTTACCGTCGTCTCCGAAATCTCGGAGCAGATATTTGGACGGAACTTTATGTATTACTTCATTCAGGGGACAACAGCCTTGATCTTAATCCTGGCTGCTAACACAGGCTATTCGGCTTTCCCTTTACTTGCAGTTAATCTCGCTAAGGATAAGTATATCCCTAGAATGTTTACGGTTCGTGGAGATCGGCTGGGGTATTCCAATGGGATCATTATTCTGGGTTTGTTGTCTATACTTTTGATTTTGGCTTTTAAAGGGCAGACCGAGCATCTAATTCCTCTTTATGCAGTAGGGGTGTTTATCCCATTTACGCTTTCGCAAACGGGTATGATGTTGAAATGGATTCGCCAAAAACCTAAAGGCTGGCTTCCCAAGTTCTTGATTAACTCGACGGGTGCTTTGATTAGCTTTATCGTCACCGTCATGTTCTTCTTAACCAAGTTCTTACAGGTCTGGCCTGTCTTAATTTTTATTCCCCTTATATTATGGCTGTTTTTTAGAATTAGAAAGCATTATGATGCGGTAGCTGACCAATTGAGAATAACCACTTGCGAGCCGTCTATACCCATAGAAGGGAATGTAATTATTGTTCCTGTAGCGGGCATCACGCATGTTGTAGATTACTCTTTAAACTATGCCAAATCATTATCGGCCCAACATATTATTGCCGTCTATGTTCCTTTCGAAAGAGAAGATGAAGCTATATTTGAAGCCAAATGGAAAAAGTGGCAGCCCGGAGTAAGATTGGTCACCCTGCATTCACCCTATAGAAGCATTCTTCAACCCTTGACTAAATTTATTGATACCGTCCAACGTAAGGCGAGTGAATCCAACTATCAGGTAACGGTTATAATCCCCCAATTTATTCCTAAGAAAGGTTGGCACAATATCCTTCATAATCAAACCAGCCTGTTCATTCGTGCTCATTTGTTGCGGCGGAGAGATGTGATTATTACTACAGTGCCGTACCATCTAAAGAAATGA
- a CDS encoding LacI family DNA-binding transcriptional regulator, which yields MAKKITMQKIADHLGVSKFVVSKSLSGKEGVNETTRERVIQAASQLGYFTQKNAYVQGIKRTPSLPNSDRNKQSVLVLMPNIRSQTQDSLYWGKIVDGIALALDSEGLGMVIVSEHRADNFINILNPSGILGLVGVGQISTSLLLEVHRIGLPMVLIDHEDPLIPSDTVFANNVDSMTRLTNHLMGIGHTQIHFIGNIRYSRSFRDRWIGFRSALEENGVKSPLQDDTMLFLEGMDDGTFKEEFKSWVAKRKKDQSLPTAILCANDFIALTVSDALREEGVQVPGDLSVTGFDNIEDASRGIPPLTTVHVPKEAMGRAAVEKLLARIHNSTAPLEKILITADIVHRDSVDEPKR from the coding sequence ATGGCCAAGAAAATTACGATGCAAAAAATAGCCGATCATTTAGGGGTGTCTAAGTTCGTAGTCTCCAAATCCCTTTCAGGGAAAGAAGGAGTTAATGAAACAACAAGAGAGAGGGTCATACAGGCAGCCTCACAGCTGGGTTATTTCACACAAAAAAATGCTTATGTACAAGGGATTAAACGTACACCTTCCCTGCCCAATAGTGATCGTAATAAACAGTCTGTGCTTGTACTGATGCCTAACATTCGTTCACAGACACAGGATTCCCTGTATTGGGGGAAGATTGTGGACGGTATTGCATTAGCACTCGACAGTGAAGGTTTGGGTATGGTGATCGTATCCGAGCATCGTGCGGATAATTTTATTAATATTCTTAACCCGAGTGGTATTCTTGGGCTGGTTGGCGTAGGCCAAATTTCCACATCGTTATTGCTCGAGGTTCACCGAATTGGACTGCCCATGGTACTGATTGATCATGAAGATCCGTTGATTCCAAGTGATACTGTATTTGCTAATAATGTCGATTCCATGACCAGGTTAACGAATCATCTGATGGGTATAGGTCATACTCAGATCCATTTTATCGGGAATATCCGCTACTCGCGCAGCTTTAGGGACCGTTGGATCGGATTCCGCAGTGCGCTTGAGGAGAATGGAGTAAAGTCTCCCTTACAGGATGATACTATGCTGTTCCTTGAAGGTATGGATGACGGAACGTTCAAGGAAGAGTTTAAAAGCTGGGTAGCCAAAAGGAAGAAGGACCAATCACTTCCAACAGCTATTTTGTGTGCTAATGATTTCATTGCACTTACCGTGAGTGATGCACTTAGAGAAGAGGGCGTACAAGTTCCAGGGGATCTATCTGTTACCGGCTTCGATAATATTGAGGATGCATCACGGGGAATCCCCCCGCTAACTACAGTGCATGTACCTAAAGAAGCTATGGGGAGGGCAGCGGTGGAGAAGCTTCTGGCCCGTATCCATAATTCGACTGCCCCCCTGGAAAAAATCTTAATTACTGCAGATATCGTTCACCGTGATTCTGTCGATGAGCCTAAACGTTAG